A DNA window from Synchiropus splendidus isolate RoL2022-P1 chromosome 2, RoL_Sspl_1.0, whole genome shotgun sequence contains the following coding sequences:
- the LOC128753904 gene encoding phosphopentomutase-like, whose protein sequence is MEDILTGDAQLDQAVRQWLQYDQNEKTKSLVQDLLKDGSVEVLKKKFSHRMEFGTAGLRAAMGPGVSCMNDLTIIQTTQGFCCYLEEIFGNLKERGVVIGYDARAHPTSGGSSKRFASLAAAVFISRGVPVYLFSDITPTPFVPFAVSHLGLCAGIMVTASHNPKQDNGYKVYWENGAQIISPHDKRIAKAIEENLVPWPESWQTEEALKSSLLKDPYQDVHAEYFKAIQKHCHFRDINKKSDVKIVHTSVHGVGHSFVQAAFKAFDLNPPYAVEEQKDPDPEFPTVKYPNPEEGEGVLTLSFSLAELEGATVVLANDPDADRLAIAEKQANGKWQVFTGNELGALMGWWMFHCWKNQNTDPNAVKNLYLLSSTVSSKILRAIAVKEGCHFEETLTGFKWMGNRARDLLDQGKSVLFAFEEAIGYMCCPAVLDKDGVSAAAIAGEMVSYLATKGKTLSEQLTSIFNEYGYHISKNSYFICHDQNVIRSLFDRLRTHDGTRGSYPTICGRFTISAVRDLTTGYDSNQPDNKAVLPTSSSSQMITFSFANGGVATMRTSGTEPKIKYYTELCAAPGDSDVAQLRKELDDLVNAIVESFFEPEKNKLQPKPE, encoded by the exons ATGGAGGATATCTTGACCGGGGACGCTCAACTGGACCAGGCTGTCCGACAGTGGCTGCAGTATGACCAG aatgagaaaacaaagtcTCTAGTCCAGGACCTGCTCAAAGATGGATCAGTGGAGGTGCTGAAGAAGAAGTTTTCCCATCGGATGGAGTTTGGGACAGCTGGTCTGAGGGCAGCCATGGGTCCTGGGGTTTCCTGTATGAATGACCTTACTATAATCCAGACTACACAG GGTTTCTGCTGCTACCTGGAGGAGATTTTCGGGAACCTGAAGGAGCGAGGTGTTGTCATTGGCTATGATGCACGAGCCCATCCCACCAGTGGCGGCAGCAGTAAGCGCTTTGCCAGTCTGGCTGCGGCTGTGTTCATCAGCAGAGGGGTGCCAGTCTACCTCTTCTCTGACATCACTCCCACACCCTTTGTG CCATTTGCCGTTTCCCACTTGGGTCTCTGTGCTGGAATCATGGTGACGGCTTCTCACAATCCCAAGCAAGACAATGGTTACAAG GTGTACTGGGAGAACGGCGCCCAGATCATTTCTCCTCACGACAAACGTATCGCGAAGGCGATTGAAGAGAATCTGGTCCCTTGGCCCGAGTCCTGGCAAACAGAGGAGGCCCTGAAGAGTTCTCTGCTCAAAGACCCATACCAGGACGTCCACGCAGAGTACTTCAAAGCCATCCAGAAACACTGTCACTTCAG GGATATAAACAAGAAGTCAGACGTGAAAATCGTGCATACATCCGTGCATGGTGTTGGTCACTCCTTTGTCCAAGCCGCTTTCAAGGCCTTTGACCTCAACCCACCCTATGCAGTAGAAGAACAGAAAGATCCGGATCCTGAGTTCCCTACTGTGAAGTATCCTAATCcagaggagggagaaggagtCCTG ACGCTCTCCTTCAGCCTGGCGGAGTTGGAGGGCGCCACCGTGGTGTTGGCCAATGACCCAGATGCTGACCGACTGGCCATAGCAGAAAAACAGGCGAA TGGGAAGTGGCAAGTGTTCACGGGGAATGAGCTTGGAGCGTTGATGGGATGGTGGATGTTCCACTGTTGGAAGAACCAGAACACTGATCCAAATGCTGTGAAGAACCTTTACCTGCTGTCCAGCACAGTCTCTTCGAAAATTCTTCGCGCCATTGCTGTCAAGGAGGGATGTCATTTTGAG GAGACTCTCACAGGGTTCAAGTGGATGGGGAATCGGGCCAGAGACCTTTTGGATCAGGGAAAGAGTGTTCTGTTTGCGTTTGAAGAAGCCATTG gGTACATGTGCTGCCCTGCTGTTTTGGACAAGGATGGAGTGAGCGCTGCTGCAATTGCTGGGGAGATGGTCTCTTATCTGGCCACCAAAGGCAAAACTCTTTCTGAGCAGCTTACCTCCATCTTTAATGA GTACGGCTACCACATCAGTAAGAACTCCTATTTCATCTGCCACGACCAGAATGTCATCCGCAGCCTGTTTGATCGTCTGAGAACCCACGACGGCACCAGGGGCTCCTATCCGACCATATGCGGTCGATTCACCATCTCTGCTGTTCGTGATCTGACCACAGGCTACGACAGCAACCAACCAGATAACAAGGCG GTCCTGCCCACGTCCAGTTCCAGTCAGATGATCACCTTCAGCTTTGCTAACGGGGGTGTGGCCACCATGCGGACCAGTGGCACAGAACCCAAGATCAAATACTACACTGAGCTCTGTGCTGCCCCCGGTGACAG tgatgtagctCAACTGAGGAAGGAACTTGACGACCTGGTCAACGCCATCGTGGAAAGCTTCTTCGAGCCAGAGAAAAACAAGCTGCAGCCAAAACCGGAGTAG